GGTACTAATTTATTACGGCAAAGCAAATCAAAGGGTCGAACTCGTTCGTTTGAATGCTTGGAAAGGCCTTCAATATCATTTCAAAGAAGCGCTTAAGCGActcaaatcaacaaaaacagaCCACAAACCACATCACCGCTATTGCCAACTGACGGTCACAAATCACGATCCGCTCCTTCACACCTCAATCCAGAGAAATCCTGCCGCATGACTCATCGTGGCAGGCAATTATGACGTCCGTGGTGAAGACGACACCACGAGCCCGATCACGAGCTATAGCACAGACGGCAAgagacaaaaacaacaacgcacGCCTTCGAAACGGATCGAAAGAGCGTCATTTAGCGTCGGTTTACGTCATTTCGCGTCGAGCATCGAGGGGTCCGGAGCGGGCGTTTGCGGTTGTGATTATGATTGCAAGACGACGACGGCCCGACGGTTTGCCTCCCGATCCCGATCCTTACCCGCCGCTCGGCGAGTGTTGCAAAAGTGCAGCACCAGTGTAGGTTGTGGTGCATCGGAAAACTCGCTCctcgatgatgacgatgatgacgatgatgatggaatgTCAATGGATGCGGTCGATTGAAGCACCGTGTGGCCTCTCTAACCTACTTCAAACCCTACACCAGCCGTGCCACCAGCCTCGGAATCACaactatttcaattaaaatttaatgaattTCCGTTTCGAGCATGGCGCGAAAggctcgcgcgcgcgcacacgcttGATCGATTGATCGCGACGGCGATTATGTGAGACTTTTCCACGAGGAAAAGCGCCTACATGAACGAGGAGAGCGAGTTGTCAATTAGTACGAAAAATGCGACCCTTTCGGTGCGTAGACACACGGTACCCAACGGAGAGAGAGGGGGAACGCCAACTTTCAACTAGCTCTTTCAATATTGTAATCATTCAATTAGGGAAAAGGATTGCGCGCTGATTTTCTGCATGCTCGGGGGGaaggttgttttttctctctccctctttctctctctctcggcaAGGCCGAACCGACGCGCAGTGACCGGACCAGCAAATACCATCTTTGGAAcgggttttggtttttgccGGTTTTGCTCCCTGCATCGCAACAGTACTGCGCTGTTGCAGCCACGCGTTGGGGCCGGTCCAGGCGCTCGATGCTGCGATTTATTATGGTTATTAATTAGATGAAGATCATTTTCACCTGTGCAACCTTCCCGATACGCTACCGTGTAGCaatagagagagtgagagagagagagagagagagagagagagagagagagagagaaagggagaaaagGCACAGACATAGGCCAAGCATGTAGACATTCTTCGCGATGCCCACGATAACGCAAACTCCAAGCGATCATAATCATGTTGCTGGCGGGCAGGCCCGCGTGTGTGATCCAAGAGGCAAGATCGGTTGACATTTTGggctcttccgatgcctccgCTTGCCTCGACAGAAGCTTTTAACCGGCCGGTAGTGGCTCGTTAGTGGACGACGGTTTGCGACTCGGGCAGGTCCCCCTGGCGGATGACTTTTACGAGCGACCATATTAATTATCGTTTATGAGGATTGCTTCTGCTGCCGATCGCTACCCGATCTCGTCCCCTGCTCCTTTGCTGGAGCCTGTTTTGCTAAACGAGCTACGGTGTGGTGTGAAGATTTGGACAGGTCGAATGCCTTGTAGGGCATTTAGCTGCAACATTGTGTCGATAGCAGGGTGAAATATTAAACGATCTGGCCGTTTGCCTGACTCGAATGCATGTGTTCGATCGCTTTTGCAGTTGCTTGGTTTGATGTCGGTTATTTATTGTTGCATACTGTTTTGGCTAATGATATTCtatgtttttaataattagAATTGATGTATgaataatgatttttgttattttcttattCAATAAGACTAAAtatgaaatgattttttattagtttttttttaaagtaatttCATGTTTAAACTTACAAAAAAGTCTGTTTTAGTACACTCTGAActtcaaatttaaaattgaatcaTTCGGCTTCGATGATGTTCATATTCTGATGAAACTTGAAGCAATTCCCTGAATTTCCCTGCCCCGTCCATGAGTTGAAGTTTAAGAAGACCCCAAGCTGCGTCCATATTCCTGCTTCCCGCCCCAATTTACATCATCCTCCCGTCGTCTTATGTAACACCGCAAAGCCAACCCGTTCTCTGCAGTGCTCGTGAAACAGGAGCAGCAAATAAAACACCGCCCGCTCCCGCGCAGGCGTTCAAACAAAACCTACTATTCCGAATTCCGAATACACCTGTCAAAACAACGGACGACGCGAACTGCGACTGACATTTGCGCGTGCATGCAGCTGATTCGCTTTGACCTGAATATGTATCTTGAAGCAGTTTCTTTGCAACAATTTGCGGGGAAAAGATATATTTATAACGCTATAAGCTTAGTTATAGAATACCCACGGATGGCTTTTAATTGTGTTTctttgtgtctttttttctacCTCTTGCTCTCCCTCCCATTCCACTCCGCAATTACGACATCTCAGCAGATATGGATGAGGAATGCTATCCGGCAATCAGCATGaatggcagcagcaaacaTCAGCACATCATTCACAGACAGCAGCACCATGCCAACTCGTTGCTGGTCAACGGGCAGACGCGCGACAGCAAGCCACCCTCCTTCGCCGGGATGTCCCTGTTGACAAACGGTGCCGGTGCCATGCTGTCGAACGGTTTGGTGACagcccagcaacagcagcagcagcagcagcagcaacagacgGCACCGTTGGGTGCGAACGGTCCCTTCGGCAGTCTGCttaacagcagcaacaacaacaacaaccatctGGCGGTGAATCACAACCTCAACCTCAAGGAGAGCATCGTCGGGCTGAAGGGGCTGGCCGGGTTCGGTTCCAGCTCGTCCTGCCACGACTCATCCTCATCCACCTCCGCCAGCAACGCATCggacatcgatatcgatgagACGACGGTCAAGGAAGAGCCCCTGTCGCCCAGCTCGAGTTGTCCACCGTCCCCCGTCGGTTCTGgctgcggtggtggtggtggtggaagtggTGAAGGTGGTGGAGGCTCCCTCCTGAACAGCTTTTCCGCCTCGTCCGTTAGTCTCGGCGGAAATATGGCCGGCTACACGCACTCGGATCTTGTCCTCGAGCATAAGGTAGTGTCCGGCGCATCCAACAGACATGAATAAGCATCctaagactttttttttctctctctctctctctctctctctctctctcttcctctccaGAACGGTTCCCTCCAGCTGTCATCCGCCACACAGAGTCTGCTCAAGAATCAGCAGATCATGATCGCGTCCAGCATTCCCCAGCAAAGCTCAACGGCCTcaacccagcagcagcagcagcagcagcagcagaagctcGTGATGTCCAAGCTGAACATCAAGATGGAACCACAGTCCTCCACCGCGTTCGGGCTGCCGCCGACACCGCCCTCCTCATTGCCGAGCGACGAGTCGGAAGGCAACCAGAGCCCCGAACATCACGTTTCCCCCATGTCACCGCCGACCGATCACGGCAGCACGTCGAGCGGCGCCAACTCGACCGCTTCGAGCCGCCGCACGTCACTGCACGCGAGCGGTGGTACAGGGGCCGGCGCCTCCATCGGCAGCACCGCCGGTGGCAGCCAATCGGGCAACTCTACCTCCCGCCAGTCGTCCTCCACAGCTAGTCACCACAGCTCAGCTGCATCATCACCGTCCgccagcagctcgtcgaggCAGCCTATTCACACCCCGCTCATCAGTAGTCAACCGGTACGTCCTGGGGGAAGGCTCCAAGTAACAACACCAAAAGATCCGCAGAAGTACTAACGTCATTCGGTGTCATTTACAGAAGGGTTCCACGGGAACGCTCATCTTGACGGAAGAGGAGAAGCGAACACTGCTAGCAGAGGGCTATCCCATCCCTACCCGGCTTCCGCTGACCAAGGCCGAGGAGAAATCTCTCAAAAAGATCCGGCGGAAGATCAAGAATAAGGTAGGTGGCAAGGTTCTGCTCCACAAGATCTGCTCAAAATTCGCAAAAATTGATTTCTAATTCTTGCTGCCTTCTCAGATCTCCGCCCAGGAAAGccgaaggaagaagaaggagtACATGGACCAGCTGGAGCGCCGGGTCGACATACTGGTGTCGGAGAATCTCGAGTACCGCAAGCGGGTCGAGGCGCTCGAGGACTGCAACCAGAACCTGCAGACCGAGCTGTCGAAGCTGCGCCAGCTCATCAGCCGACAGGGTGCGCGGAAGGCGTCCTAATGTGCTGTTTTTGTGAGTGTGAAAAtcacacaggcacacatacacaaatgtACAAACTAATGCTAATGTCCCGAAGACACGCCGGGTCGTGTGAGGAATCGTGTTGGATAAGGGAAAATGGAACAGTTTTCGTGCAATAAGCTAGAAAGGCTTTCGTACGATTGGTGGCGCCTCTCCAGGAGGCGAGCGCGCGAGTGCCTCGTCAGAAGTGCCGATCCCACGGTTTCGGGGTGAAGTCTTCCGCGTGAGTGCATCGGTTCTAGGTCCCCGCAGGGATGAAGAGTTGTTATTTCGTAGCGCGTAAGTAGTAATGTTTAGGGTGAAAGGATGGATTAGACACTGTGGCAGTGAGGGGTGCTTGTGTCTTCGAGGCCTAACAAGCAGGAAACGAACGTAGttaacattccaaaaccagAGCCGAGGTGGCGTTTGTAgtctatttttaaaagacCCGACCGGGACTGCACAGGATAgtatagagagaaagaaggtGTAGGTTGCTATAGCAAGCTCTTTATCAAAAACGGAGAGGCGGTAGAAGAGGGTTGGGTTCCTGATAACGTGTGCCTTGTTGTTTTGTAGGTACCGTACACTGTGGGCAATCTCCTATCCTTACTTGCCTGCCTGTCACTTCAAAATTCAGCGTGATTCTCACGCCTTAAAATGACTCCATTACTTGCGGGAATGGACGAACggttttttaaaaatttggtTGTGCTTTTCTTGATATAGGTTGTTACCTCGCTTGAACTTTTAACTTAGCATTTATTGGCAAACGCGTCCATGCGATGATGGAGCCGTACGACAACGCCTGCGCGCTCGAGCGCGTCATCTAGCGGTCGCTAGTGTAAGCCAATCAACGAAAGCAGTGTTTCTCAAATGCGATCCATTTATTTTGAACACATTTACACGTCCTTTGTTACTTTTAGAgcaaggattttttttctctcttcacgTAACACATATTTACTATTGATTTGTAACTTTGTTTTGAGGTGACACAGAAAGGATTGTGTGTACAGAAAATGGCATTACATGCTGCTGGCTGCCACCGTTCAGCAAATGTAGCAAATGTAAATAAAGCATCTGGTTCCAATTTCCTTTGCCctttctgaaaaaaaaacacggcagGAAATTGGAACTACTGCAGCGAGACAACAGTTCGGGACTGATTCGGGTAAACACTAATTACTTTCTACTACGCATTTGGTTTACATttgcttgttgtttgtttgtttgatgtttgttggGTTGTTTGATTAGTTGTAAGTGACATTCATTTGCATTGCTAGAAGCTGtccgtttgttgttttggatTACTTTCGAGTAAGTGGGAATAAAAACAATGACTACGTTTAAGCACCCTGTACAGCTTGGTTTGCAAGTACGTATTACACCTATGGGATGCGTTGTGAGGGATGGCTATACGCTTGACCGTGTTTGGTTTTAGAGGAGGAAATATTTactagcacaaaaaaaaaacgctgcaTGCTAGACAAGCACCATCGTAATGCAAAATGTATTCTGTAATTAGCATTTGTTCGATGTTTAACATCGTGTGTCGATGAAGATGTAGTGGATTTAATCATACTGTACATACTGGTTCAGCAAGCGCGATTCCCGATGGTCGGAACCGCTGGAACTTTTTCTCTCGAGTGTCAAACCTTTTGAgtcattttgtttgttctaaAGTGTGCGAAAACAACGTTCCTTCCCCCTTGCCCGGGTAGTGCTGGGTTTGAAGTGAAGTGGTACTTATCATACTTGAGCTAGTATTTGCTGGTGCAGAACACAACAGAGAGACGCCTATTTTCATACGCCTTTGCTTTTCGAAAGGCAAACAGTCGTCTACAGCTTTTTATACTTATACGCGTTAGGCAATTATAATTAAAAGAGATGCAGATTAAAAGAGACAGATAAGGAaatgaagagagaaagagagataatAGTAGCCTATTTACAACGAGGATGTGTGGTGAGataaatgaatacatttttaaatccCATAAACACATCCATCCATACAACCATTTGGTGTTACTTAGACTAAATGCTCATCACTGAGCTATTGTCAATACGGAGAGGACTTATGAGACGCGCTTAAATAGACAATTGAACAAGCAGATTGTTGAACTGTTCAGTGCGCTTAGTGGAGTAATCACACaattatacaaaacaaaaacatacctACGCGAACTTAGTGCGATGTAAAAGATAACAAACTACCTATTTATAGACAATGTTACTGTGGAACCAATCGATGACTTAAGTA
This genomic interval from Anopheles merus strain MAF chromosome 3L, AmerM5.1, whole genome shotgun sequence contains the following:
- the LOC121600349 gene encoding cyclic AMP response element-binding protein A isoform X2, with product MDFDDGDLKDIWDTDLDANLQDTLKMSNYPDIQDWMDPHSKLPPVILNDKLMTDAIIGTCMPIKTEHSYSLNSDGDSLPDTIPDSPHSLQNKMDDMDEECYPAISMNGSSKHQHIIHRQQHHANSLLVNGQTRDSKPPSFAGMSLLTNGAGAMLSNGLVTAQQQQQQQQQQQTAPLGANGPFGSLLNSSNNNNNHLAVNHNLNLKESIVGLKGLAGFGSSSSCHDSSSSTSASNASDIDIDETTVKEEPLSPSSSCPPSPVGSGCGGGGGGSGEGGGGSLLNSFSASSVSLGGNMAGYTHSDLVLEHKNGSLQLSSATQSLLKNQQIMIASSIPQQSSTASTQQQQQQQQQKLVMSKLNIKMEPQSSTAFGLPPTPPSSLPSDESEGNQSPEHHVSPMSPPTDHGSTSSGANSTASSRRTSLHASGGTGAGASIGSTAGGSQSGNSTSRQSSSTASHHSSAASSPSASSSSRQPIHTPLISSQPKGSTGTLILTEEEKRTLLAEGYPIPTRLPLTKAEEKSLKKIRRKIKNKISAQESRRKKKEYMDQLERRVDILVSENLEYRKRVEALEDCNQNLQTELSKLRQLISRQGARKAS
- the LOC121600349 gene encoding cyclic AMP response element-binding protein A isoform X1, whose translation is MDFDDGDLKDIWDTDLDANLQDTLKMSNYPDIQDWMDPHSKLPPVILNDKLMTDAIIGTCMPIKTEHSYSLNSDGDSLPDTIPDSPHSLQNKMDADMDEECYPAISMNGSSKHQHIIHRQQHHANSLLVNGQTRDSKPPSFAGMSLLTNGAGAMLSNGLVTAQQQQQQQQQQQTAPLGANGPFGSLLNSSNNNNNHLAVNHNLNLKESIVGLKGLAGFGSSSSCHDSSSSTSASNASDIDIDETTVKEEPLSPSSSCPPSPVGSGCGGGGGGSGEGGGGSLLNSFSASSVSLGGNMAGYTHSDLVLEHKNGSLQLSSATQSLLKNQQIMIASSIPQQSSTASTQQQQQQQQQKLVMSKLNIKMEPQSSTAFGLPPTPPSSLPSDESEGNQSPEHHVSPMSPPTDHGSTSSGANSTASSRRTSLHASGGTGAGASIGSTAGGSQSGNSTSRQSSSTASHHSSAASSPSASSSSRQPIHTPLISSQPKGSTGTLILTEEEKRTLLAEGYPIPTRLPLTKAEEKSLKKIRRKIKNKISAQESRRKKKEYMDQLERRVDILVSENLEYRKRVEALEDCNQNLQTELSKLRQLISRQGARKAS
- the LOC121600349 gene encoding cyclic AMP response element-binding protein A isoform X3, coding for MVGRHPVFHGAIRSIQNLQDTLKMSNYPDIQDWMDPHSKLPPVILNDKLMTDAIIGTCMPIKTEHSYSLNSDGDSLPDTIPDSPHSLQNKMDADMDEECYPAISMNGSSKHQHIIHRQQHHANSLLVNGQTRDSKPPSFAGMSLLTNGAGAMLSNGLVTAQQQQQQQQQQQTAPLGANGPFGSLLNSSNNNNNHLAVNHNLNLKESIVGLKGLAGFGSSSSCHDSSSSTSASNASDIDIDETTVKEEPLSPSSSCPPSPVGSGCGGGGGGSGEGGGGSLLNSFSASSVSLGGNMAGYTHSDLVLEHKNGSLQLSSATQSLLKNQQIMIASSIPQQSSTASTQQQQQQQQQKLVMSKLNIKMEPQSSTAFGLPPTPPSSLPSDESEGNQSPEHHVSPMSPPTDHGSTSSGANSTASSRRTSLHASGGTGAGASIGSTAGGSQSGNSTSRQSSSTASHHSSAASSPSASSSSRQPIHTPLISSQPKGSTGTLILTEEEKRTLLAEGYPIPTRLPLTKAEEKSLKKIRRKIKNKISAQESRRKKKEYMDQLERRVDILVSENLEYRKRVEALEDCNQNLQTELSKLRQLISRQGARKAS